The Geminicoccaceae bacterium SCSIO 64248 genomic interval TGCGGCCTGGCGACCGGTTTTGAGCGACCAGTCCTTGCCGTGATCCGCCTCAAGATAGGAAGGTCCCGGGCCCGGGCCTCCGTTCCAGTAGGTCCAGGCCTGCCCGGGGATGGTGAAGCCGAGATCGACCAGCGCGCCTGCAATCTCGCTGATGACGTGATGTGCGCCATCCTCATTGCCAGTGACGATAACGCCCGCTACGCGATTGTACGCGACTGGGCGGCCCTCATCGTCGGTTTCCGTCATCATCGCATCCATCCGCTCAAGCACGCGCTTGGCCGTGCTGGGCGGTTGCGCCATCCAGGTTGGCGTTGCAATGACGAGAATGTCAGAATCCAGAATGCCAGCACGGATGCCCGGCCACTCGTCGCCGTTCCCTTCGTCTGAGGAGACGCCCGGTTTCAGGTTGTGATCCACCACACGGATCAGATCGGTCGCGACGCCCTCCTCCTCGAACGCGGTCATCACCTCGCGTGTCAGGACCTCGGTGTTTGAGGTCTGCGGCGACGCCTTCAAGGTGCAGTTCAAGAACAAAGCTTTCATGGTTCGCCTCATTGCGTGATTTGGACGAGGTCAGTTCCCCTTGCCGATCATCTCGTTCGCCAGCTGTTTGGCCGTCTGCCCGATGACGCGGCCAGCGTTCGGCTCGCCTTGGAACAGGGCGGAGATCATGCCCTTCGCCTGCTCGAAGGTGACATGCGGCGGCAAGGGCGCGATCTCCGGGTCGGTCTTGACCTCAAGCACGACAGGACGGTCCGCCGTAAGCGCCTGATCCCAGGCCTCGGCCAGGCGTTCGGGATCGTCGACGAAGATGCCGCGCAGGCCGATGAGCTCCGCGAAGCGGGCGTACGGCACGTCCGGCAGATTCTGGGTCGCCTCGAATTTCGGGTTGCCGGCCATCACCCGCTGCTCCCAGGTGACCTCGTTCAGGTCGCCATTGTTGAACACGCAGGTGACGAGGCGCGGGTCGCGCCACTGCCGCCAGTATTTCTGGATCGTGATCAGCTCCGCCATGTTGTTCATCTGCATGGCGCCGTCACCGACCAGCGCGACGACCGGCCGGCCCGGATAAGCGAACTTCGCAGCAATGGCGTAGGGCACGGCCGCACCCATCGAGGCCAGGCCGCCGGACAGGGAGCCGCGCTGACCGCGCTTGATCTTGAAGTCGCGCGCGTACCAATTGGCACAGGAGCCGCTGTCGCTGGTGACGATCGCGTCCTCGGGCAGACGCGGCGACATTTCCCAGACCACCCGTTGCGGGTTGACCGGCTTGGCCTCGGTCAGCGCCCGCGCCTCCAATGTCTGCCACCACTCACGAATGCCCGCCTCGACGCCCTCGCGCCAGGATCGGTCGGTCTTGCGCTGCAGACGCGGCAGCAGGGCGCGCAGCGTTTCCGCGGCATCACCGTGCAGATTGACGTCAACGGGATAGCGCAACCCAAGCATGGACGGGTCAATGTCGATCTGCACGGCCCGCGCGTCGCCGTCCTTTGGCAGAAATTCGGCCCATGGAAAGCCTGTGCCGACCATGAGCAGCGTGTCGCAGCCGGACATAAGATCGGAACTGGGCTTGGTGCCAAGGAGGCCAATCGATCCGGTGACAAAGGGCAGGTCGTCGGGCAGGACGTCTTTGCCAAGGAGGGCCTTCGCGACACCGGCGCCCAGGCTCTCTGCGGCCTCGACCACCTCGTCGGCAGCGCCTCGTGCGCCGGCGCCGACGAGAATGGCGATCTTCGAGCCGGCGTTCAGGATCTCGGCGGCGCGATCGAGATCGCCGTCATAGGGCACGACCTTCGGATGCGTGTAGCCGGGGCTTGACCGCGTAAATCCATGCGAAGGCTTGGGATCGACATAAACCTCCTCCTGGATGTCCTTGGGCAGGATGAGAACACCAATGCCGTTGCGGGCGATCGCCGTGCGGAGAGCGCGATCGACGAGGTGGCGGATTTGGGCGGGGGCCGAAACTTCCTGAACGAAGTCGCCGACATCCGCGAACATGCGGTCGAGGTTCAGTTCCTGCTGGTAGTTGCTGCCGCGCACGGTTGCCTCGGCCTGTCCCGCAATAGCCAGGACTGGAACATGATCGAGCTTGGCGTCGTACAGACCGGTGACCAGATGGGTCGCGCCCGGTCCCCCGGTCGACAGGCAGACGCCGATTTCACCGGTGAACTTCGCGTGAGCGGCCGCCATGAACGCGGCCATCTCCTCGTGCCGGACCTGGATGAACTCAATCGTACCGTCCCGCTGCAAGGCTCCGAGAACCCCGTTGATGCCGTCGCCGGGATAACCAAAGATCCGGCTGACCCCCCAAGCCTTCAGACGCTCGACGAAGAAATCGCTCACGGTGGTGCTCATCGCGTGTCCAGCCTGCAGGTTCATACGCTGGTTGGCCGAGTGCGCTCGCGCACCAGGTCACCGTGCTGGCTGAACGTCACCCCGCGCAGATTGTTCGAAATCAGTTCGCCTTTTTGTGTATTGCCGATGTGACCTCAACCAGCCGCTATTACAAATTACATTGTGTAGATAGTGAAACTGGTATCGCCTGAAGTCCCGACGGACAATTGTTCCGGCGCACCACGCTTCCTCAGCGCCGCGTGCTGCGTGCATGCCACACGATATCGGACATTGAACACAGCATTTTGGGCAGAACAGACGGCAAATCTTTCTGTATCGCTCTGGAACTCATGCCGGCGGTATCGGCTTAGACTGTTGTGATGCTGGGCGATTTTTACACGACATCGCGCGCAGTAATCAGACAGAGATCGTCAGGAGGACAATTATGGGCTTCTTCTCACGCGACATCGGCTCAATGGACGACCTTTTCGTCCACACGCTCCGCGACATCTACTACGCCGAAAAGCAGATTGCCGACGCGTTGCCCGACATGATCGCGAAGGCGACCAACCCGGAGCTCAAGCAGGCGCTCGACCACCATCTCGGGGAAACCCGGAACCACATCGAACGGGTCGAGACTGTCTTCGAGATGCACGGCGTTAAGGCGAAACAAGTCGACTGCCCAGCCATCGACGGCATCCTAAAGGAGAGCCGCGAGATCGCGGGCGAAGTCGATGACAAGCAGGTCATGGACGCCGCGCTGATCGCCGCGGCGCAGGCGGTCGAGCATTACGAGACGACCCGCTACGGTTCGCTGATTGCCTGGGCCAAGCAACTCGGGCGCAATGACTGCGCGAGTGTTCTCGCCCAGACCCTTGCCGAGGAAAAGGCGGCCGACGAGACGCTGACGCGCCTCGCAGAGTCCAAAATCAACCTCCAGGCCACGTCCTGAGCGAAACTCTACGCCGGAGAACCTATGAGGGGTACGCGATCATGACGGAAGCTAAGAGCACGACGGATCACGCCACCATTAGGTCGTGGATCGAGGGACGTGGAGGGTGCCCGGCCTCGGTTGGCGACACCGGCCAGGGCTCCGACGTCGGCATTCTTCGCGTTGACTTTCCCGATCGCAACGAGCCCGATCGCTTGCAGTCGGTCGATTGGGACGCTTTCTTCGCCAAGTTCGATGCGAACAAGCTGGCGTTCCTCTACCAGGACAAGACGAAGGACGGCAGCGTCAGCCGCTTCAACAAGTTCGTTTCTCGCGAGGGCGGTTAGCATAGTCGAGCCTACGCCTGGGGCGATGGGTATTGACGTTCAGGTGCGCCTTTCGCAAGCCGCGCCGCGGTCTTCTCAAGTCCGCCACGTTACCTCATCGCTCATCAAGGCAGGTATACGTTCCGTGAAGACCGCCAACGGCATGGACGGCGTTCGGTACCGAGTTCCGGTCCATTGCTCCAAGGCTTGCGCATAGCGAGCGAATTGCGCGAAATCGGCTGGGAACGCTTCGGCATCAACTCCGAGATACCGGCCGTCGCGCTCCGCCGCGTGCAGGATCGTTTGCCACCTTGAGATGGGCGCGAGGCCAATGCTGTCGATGCCGTGAGGAAAGAGACGGACTCCGATCTTGGCGAAGGGCGAATGTCGCGACAGCCACGCGGCCACCGCCTCAACCGATGGATCGACGGCAAAGGGTGTCCAAAAGGGAACTGCCGCTGGAGTGCGCCCCTTGAGGCGGACAGCGTGACGGTGAGCAATTGACCGGAGAGCCGAGCTTTCGAAGGATGAAAGCCCATGGCCCGACACCGCACTCACAGCATCGAGTTCAAGCGCCAGATGGCGCAGGGTTACATGGCTGGCGAGACGCTCCATAGCCTCGCCCGTCGACATGACCTGTCGCGCAACCTGATCCGCATCTGGATCCAGAAGTTCGAGGCCGGTGCCTTCGACGACGAGGCGGCGGCCGCCGATACGATCGAAGCCTACGAGGCGCACATCGCCGCGCTGGAGCGGCTCGTTGGCAGGCAGGCTCTGGAGATCGAGTTCCTAAAGGGGGCTCTGAAGCACGGACCGCGGCCGAGAAACGCGACTACATCCGTCGTCACCGGCCCCACGGCATCTGCGTCGCAGAAGGATGTCGGCTGATGGGGATCGCGCGCTCGACCTATTACGACAGGCCGGCCATCAGCGTCGACGACACGGCGCTCGTCGAGACGATGGCGTCGATCTCGGAGAGCTTCGAAGCCTATGGCTACCGCCGGATGCAGGCCGCGTTGCGGCAACGCGGCTTTGTCGTGAACCACAAAAAGATGCGCAGGCGCTACGTCGCCACGACCGATGGCGATCATGACCTGCCGATCTTCCCGAACCTGGCAAAGGGCATGATCCCGGACGGGCTGAACCAGCTCTGGGTGGCCGACATCACCTATGTCGCGGTCACCGCCGGCTTCGTCTACGTTGCCGTCATCCTCGACGCCTGGTCGCGCAGGGCCGTCGGTTATGCCATCGGCCGCTCGATCGACGTCAGGCTGACGCTCGCTGCCCTGCGCTCGGCCATCGAAAGCCGAAAACCGCTGCCCGGCTGCGTCCATCACACGGACCGTGGGTCGCAATACGCGGCTGGACGCTACCGGCAGGCTCTCGCCGAACATGGTCTCGTCGGATCGATGGGGCGTCGCGGCAACCCGTACGACAACGCCAAGGCCGAGAGCTTCATGAAGACGCTCAAGGTCGAGGCCGTCTATCCCATGGCCTACGAGACCTTCGAGGACGTCGCTGCCGACCTTCCACGCTTCATCGATCAGGTCTACAACGCCAGCCGACTGCACTCCGCGCTCGGCTATCTCAGCCCTCAGCAGTTCGAGGATCAACACGCCCGGCTAACGGTCAAAACCGCCGCCTGATCCTGTCTACCCCCAGGGGCGCATTCCAGGCACGGGCGAACCCGGAGGCGGAATCGAAGTCGGCGAGGTAGCGTGGTGATTTCATTACCTGGCGAACGGCGCCGGGGTGACTTTGAGCAGAAACGGGCGGATCGCTTCGGTCAGCGATGAAGGCCATTTGCGGCCCATCGGATGGGCGGCTCCAGGCACCTCGAGGAACCGACCATCCCGTCGAACATCGCCACGCCCGCATGCGGCCGGCTTACGTCTGCGCGTACACGTCATGCACGCGTACGGCCGGTGTGCAGCAAGGCTCAGCCTGCCCTTGAGCGGCGGACTCGCGTCACCGGCCGGATCCGGGCGCGCTGCCCTTCCGGTGGACCTCGGCCAGAGCGCCGGATGGGATCACGTTGGCCACGGCGCTGGCCAGCTTGTTCTTCCAGCCGCTGACGATGTCGCCTTCGCCTCTCATCATCGCGGCGAAACCTACCCGCGCTACCATGGTCGGATCGTCCTTTGCCGCCTGACCGACCCCGGTATCCTCCATGCCGGCCCGTTCGAAGAACGCGGTCTCGGTCGCGCCCGGCATGAGGCAGGTCACGGTAACCTTCGTGTCCCGAAGCTCGTTTCGTAGCGCGAAAGCAAAGGAATCGAGAAAGGCCTTTGTGCCGTTGTAGACGGCTTGGAAGGAGCCAGGCAGGAACCCGGCGATCGAGCCCGTGATGAGAATGCGACCGGCATCTCGGGACCTCATCTCCCGACCGATCCGGTGGATCACGTCGAGCGTTCCCGTCACGTTCGTGTCAACGACCCGACGCCATGCATCCGGCTCCTGATCGAGAAAGCCGCCGCCGAGACCCACCCCAGCATTGGCCATCAACAGATCGATCGGGCGTCCGACCGTCTTGATGGTTGCGTGCAGCGCGTCGACGCCTACCTTCGTGGCGAGATCGACGTCACTTGCCCAAACCCGCGCACCCGTCCGCTCCAGTTGACCAGCCGCCTCCTCAATTTGGCCGTCATTAGAGACTACGACGAGATCAAAGCCGTGCTCGGCGGCCTGACAGGCAAGTTCAAAGCCGATGCCGGTCGAAGCGCCGGTGACAACGGCTATACCGGCCCGCTCGCTCCTCTCCATCTCTTTGTCCCTCAAGGTGCCGCGCTCGTGAACGCGTTTTGGAGACGCCTGCTCGCGCATGTCGGGCGCAAGCAGAGCGGTGCTCACATCACCAAGCGTTGAATTGCGTCGATGATGGCGTCTGTGGTCGCCGGTTTGTAGAGGGTGATCGATCGGGGCCAGTTCCTTTGGATAGGGAACGGCAGAGACTGGCCGGTGTAGAACACGATCGGTATTCCTCGCGCCGCCAAAAGCTGGGCGGCCGGCTCGACCGACTGGTCGCCGAGGCGAACATCGAGCATGGCGGCGGACAAGATCTGGTGGGTGGCGACCTCGAAGGCCTTCGGCAGGTAGGACACGGGCCCGATCACCTCCGCACCGGCACGAACCAGCGTCGCCTCCATGTCGATGGCGATGATTGGATCGTCTTCGACCACGAGGATCCGCATCCCTTCGAGCGGCAGCGGCAAGTCGCTACGAGACATCTCCATGCACTTTCTCCTCCTTTAGCGGGAGTTCGACCGTGCAGACCACGCCCTGTTGCGCGAAGACATGGTGCACAGTCGCGCTTGGCAGACCGCTCTGGATCAAGCGCGTGCCAAAGCCTGTCCGCTCGGGCGCGTTGACCGGCGGACCGCCCGTCTCCTGCCACTTAAGCGTAAGGACCGGCGGATCGTTCCGATCATCGAGCCGCCATCCCAAGTGGACCGTGCCTCTGTCGTTGGAAAGCGCGCCGTACTTGACGGCATTGGTCGCCAACTCGTGGAGGAGCAGGCCGAACGGTGTCGCGAGATTCGGCGGGAGAACAACGCGGGTACCATCGCTCACAACGCGGCCAGGAGCTGAATGCATCTTCAATTGCCGATCGATCAAGGTCTTCAACTCGGCACCTTGCCACTTGGAATCGACAAGAAGGGCATGAGCTTCGGACAGGGCGATCAATCGCCCCTCGAAGCGGAGCAGCAAGCCGTTCTCCGGGCCGAGCGGCCGAAAGGTCTGCCGTGAAAGCGCGACAACGACCGTCAGGATGTTCTTGACCCGGTGGCTGAGCTCGTTGAGCAGGAGCTTCTGCTGCTCGGCCCACCGCTTCTGGTCGGTGATGTCGCGCGTGCTCTCGAGAACCAGTCGATGGTGACCCATGGTGACGAGCTCGAGATGGCTTTCGACGACCAGGGTCCGGCCATCCTTCGTCCGATGCTCGACTTCGCCGTGCCACATGCCGTTGTCGCGCAGGCCCTGCCGGAGCGCCTCGAAGGATGAACCAGGGACCTTCGTGCGCAGAAGTTGCAGCTTGTTCTGTCCCAGGACCTCGTCATGGCCGTAGCCATAGAGTTCCTCGCTGCCGCGGTTCCACTCGATGATGCCGCCGTCGAAGTCCCAGGCGAAGATCGGTGAACGCGACAGTTCGACAAGACGCGTCTGGCGTTGCAGGCGCTCCTCGCTCTCACGCAGCGCTTCCTCAATTTTGCGTCGTTCCGTGATGTCGACGAAGGTGGCGACGACGCCATCAATCATATCGTCCGTCGTCCGATACGGTCGGAGGCGTACGAGGTACCATCGGCCACGTCGGTCTTCGACTTCATGCTCGACCGGCACAAGCTCCCGAAGCACCTCGCGCGCCTGATCCGGGAGTCCGTCATAATGCAGATGGTGCGTGAAGTCGGTGATCGACCGGCCGATGTCGCTCTGCGTGATGTTGAACAGACTGGTCAAACGGGGCGTGAACCGTTTGATCTGCAACTCTGCGTCGAGGAACAGCGTGCCGTAGTCGGCGCCCGCCATCAGATTCTGCAAATCGTTGTGCGCGCGCGAGATCGTCTCAAGCTTGAGTTGAAGCTCGTGGTTCACGGTCTGCAACTCTTCATTGATCGACTGCAGCTCTTCCTTGCTGGTCTCGAGCTCTTCACTGGTCGACCGATATTCCTCATTGATCGACTGCAGTTCTTCGTTGGCCGCACGCAGTTCCTCGGTCGCGCTGGTCGCCTCCTGGCGAACCGACTGCATGCGGGTCTGCGTAAGCTGAAGCTCCTCCTCAAGCCGGCGCATACGCTCGGTGTCGGTGCCATTGCCTGTAGCTTCGCCCTGCCGGATAGAATCGGCCTCGACGGGATCCCCTTCGATGAACAGGATCAGGGCATGATGGACGTAATCAACGTCCGCGGACTGGACCGGCCGCACCTGAAAATAGACCCAGTGCGGCGTCCCGTTGAATTGCACCGCCGTTCGGACCGAGAGGGTCGCCTCGCCACGCTCGAACACGCGATGCAGAGCAGCGCGCAGGTCGAACTGGAACTCACGTCGTGCGAGGTCGATGACATCAGCAGAGAACGGACCTCCCGCCGGCTGCAGATAACGGCCGGCCGTCGGCGACAGATGCAGAACGCGATGCGTGTGGTCGACCAGGATGCTTGGAGGCGCGAACTTCTCTAGCGCCTGTCGATGAGTCTGGAGGTCCGTTGAGGTCTGCGGTACAGAGGCCGGCCGTTTCGGCGCCGTCTCGGGCATGCGCACGCGGAGCGGCAAGGCGGGCGGTTCGATGTGTCGTCCGCCCACCGCCCGATAGATCTTGGCCCGGCGGTCGACCACGTTGAAAAGGTGTGTCGGCTGCTCGGCGTGCTCGGCAGCACCGAGAAACAGATAACCCGCTGATCTCAATCCATAGTGAAAGATCGCGCAAACCTGCGCCTGCGCCTCGCGATCGAGATAGATCAGCAGATTTCGACAGGAGATGAGATCGAGCCTGGAAAACGGCGGGTCCTTGATCAGGCTGTGGCTCGCGAACAGCAGGATGTCGCGCAGCTCGCGCCGGACGCGGTAATGGTCACCCTCGCGGACGAAGAAGCGTGCAAGGCGTTCTTCGCTCACGTCCGCCTCGATGGCGAGGGGAAACCGGCCTTCCCGTGCGATCGCCAGCGCGCCTGGATCGAGGTCCGATCCGAAGATCTGGATCTCCTGCTGGGCCTCCTGTCGTGTCGCTTCCTCAAGCAGGAGAATACCCAGCGAATAGGCCTCCTCGCCGGTGGCGCATCCCGGCACCCAGATGCGGATCGGCGCATTGCCCTCCGTTTCGAACAGCTTCGGTATCACCTGCCGTTCGAGCGCCGCATAACTTTCCCGATCGCGGAAAAACGCCGTGACCGTGATCAGGAAGTCTTTGAAGAGCGATTGCGCCTCTTCTACGTTGCGCAGGAGATAGCGGTGGTACGCGTCGAGGGTCGCGCTGCGGGTGATCTGCATGCGGCGAACGATCCTTCGGCGGATCGTCGCTCTCTTGTACTTGCTGAAGTCATGACCGTTGGCCTGATGCAGGTGCGCGAGGATGCGGCGCATTACGATCTCGTCGCCGTTCTGCTCCTTGAGATGATCGCCTTTGCCGGTACCGCGGAGCAGATCGGTTAGCCTCTCGGCCAAGCCATTCAGCGGCAGGACGACATCTGCCATCTCAGTGGCGATGGCGCTGCGCGGCATTGAGGCGAACTCGGCATCGCTCGGTTCTTGCACCAGCACGATGCCACCCGCTTCCTTGACGGCGCCGATGCCGAGCGCGCCATCGGTGCCGCCGCCGGACAGGACGATGGCAAAGCAATCGTTGTGGTGCTCCGCGAGTGAGCGGAAGAAGAGATCGATCGGATGACGCTGGGTGCGCTCCTCCTCGAACGGCAGCGCCGACACGCAGTGGTCGGCAAGGCTGAGCCGGCGATCGGGCGGAATGACGTAGACGTGGTTCGCGACCAGGTCGCACGACGTTTCGACCTGCTGGACCGGCATCGACGTCCGCTGGGACAGGATGTTGTCGAGCTCGCTCGGCCGGGTTGGATCGAGATGAAGGATGACCACGAAGGCGGCGCCTGTGTCGTCCGGCAGCATCTCGAAGAGCCGTTGAAGTGCCGCCACGCCCCCAGCGGACGCGCCAATTCCCACAATGTGGGGATCGGCCGGATCATTCGAGGCCATGACAGTTTCCTTGTGGCGATTTGGCAGCAGTATGAAGCAATCAAATCACGATTGCGGCTTCTTGGGAAACACTCGGCCGGATAGGCCGCCTGAAGCGCAGGCCGGTCAGGTGCCTTCGCGCAGGAACGGCTCTGTCACACCGGTAAGGTCATGGGAAGCTGTGTAAACCAGCGTATGCGCCTGCTTCGGAATCACTACCAAGCGTCCGTTGGGCAGAAGACGCCAAAGATCGTCGGCCCAATCCGCGCGGCAGATCGGATCGAGTTCTCCGCGGACAACCAGCATGGGCGCCTGTACGGCGGGCGCCTTGTCCTCGGGCCGATCGCGCAGCGAATAGTGAAACGTCTGCAGAACGCGCCTGTAGCCGCTCATGCGGTACTCCGGCCAGGTGACGGCACCGAGCGACTTGGGATTGTAGGGAGCATTCTGACGCCAGCGCACGAATTGCCGAAGCCACGTCCGCTCAGTTGCGGGTGTCGTTGGTCCCTGCAACACGCCTTTGATGACGCGTCCCGGATGGCGGGAAGCAAGATCGATAATGATCTGACAGCCGAACGAATTGCCTAGGAACGCCGAGCGCCTCAGCGCTATAGCGTCCATCCATCCAAGCAGGGCATCAGCAAGGCCAGGCACCGTCAGGACCTGGTCTGGGTGCTCGCTCAAGCCAAAGCCGGGAAGATCCGGAACATACACCGGGTGAGTCAGCGCCAGCCGTTCCGCGGTCGGCATCATGTAGCGGTGAGACAACCCCAAGCCATGAACCAGAACCACGGGAATTGCACTTTGCTGGCAGCCGCTTGAAATGAGCGCATGAACCTGTGTCTTTCCCATACGTGCCCACGACCCACGAAACATGACGTTCCGATGCGAGTACGCGCCCGGCTCGGTTGCTGCCGAGCTTTGACCCAAAGGCTTGCTCAAGCTGCGCTTTCATAGAGCTGGAGCGCCCGAAATGCCACGTCACTCTACCTCGGCGTACAGCGTCGCCTTGATGTGCCCTTGTGCATGGCGCGCTTGACGGTTTGTCCCAGCTCCGGGCCTACTGGTGGGCTATAGAGCGCCTTTCCGGAGGTTAGCGCCACGTCAAGATGCGACGGCACGAAATGCGTGCTATCGCGACAGAAGTTTCGAGCCTTCTCGTACTATGTCGGTTCGGAGACGCCACTCAGTCCGCCGACCCCGGCAGTCACGTCATCGGCGCGAACCGCAAAGTCGCCGAGAGCGACGACACCGACCAGACGCTTGTCGCGATTGAGGACAGGCAGGCGACGCACCTGATGCGTCGCCATGATCGTCGCGGCTTCTTCTGCGGTCTGATCGTCGAAGGCGTAGAGCGTGCCTTCCGACATGACCTCAGCGACTTTCGTCACGTTCGGATCCTTGCCGTCCGCGACGGCGCGCACCGCGATGTCGCGATCGGTGATCGCTCCAATAAGGCGATCGTTCTCGCCGATGGGCAGGAAGCCATAATCGCCGTCTCGCATCATCTCAGCGGCTTGGCGGAGGCTGAGGTCAGGACTTCCGATCGCGACCGGACGCGTCATGACATCTTGAAGGAGATGGGTCATCAATCCCTCCTTGCATGGCGTTCTTCGTGGCACCCCCTAAACGAACGTCAACGCCGAGAGTTCGGCTCGGCCGCGATATCTTCCGAAGAATCGGATCTGGGCGCCGTACTACTGAGGCAAGCGCGGGATCAGCTTCTTCCACAGAAACGATGTGTGCTGCCTTTCATCCTGTTTACCCGCGCTAGGAAGATGACAGCGTAAAGGGAAGCGAATCCGCCTGCGAAAGCCGCGGTCGAATAAGACCGAGGCGGAGCCGGCTCGTCGGCCTCGGGCGGTCCAAGTCGGACCAGCTTCATCCGCGCGCCCCGTTCTCCAGGTCGCGCAGGTAGGCCAGTACCGCCTCGCTGTGCCCCTGGGCAACGAGCTCGGCCGCCGTCTTGTGGTCATAGTCACCGATCGGTTCGTTCCGGAACCAATAGATCGCCTTGTCGATGCTCCCGGTTAGCGTGGCGGCGGCCGTGATGACCTTGATGATCTCCCGCAATCTGCCCTGAACGCGCTCGGACGAGGGATTGCGCAGCGTGTTGCGATGCACGCCCGTCAACTGGGCCAGGTTCGCGACCTGAACACCCAGCGCCTTGGAGAACCGCTTCGGCGAAATGTAAGGCGTTCGGGGCTCCTGCAAGCTCTGCACGAAGCCCGACACGGTCACCGTGTCCACCTTCTCAGCGTAAGCCAATGCACCCTCCTTGCGTCACGACCCGCACAATATATGCACAGATAACAGCATAGCAAGTGCACCGAACACTCGCCATCGCTCAGGCGCTCCGCTTGTCGCCCGCGGCACCGGTGGCGTAGCCGTCCGACCTTCCGGTTTTCTTGCCCCTACTTTCCGCATCGCGGGCAAGAGAGACCTGAGGCGCTTGTCCGAGTTCGCCGTAACGACGCTCTGCGGCGCCCCATCGGTTTCGATAGCGGGTTCACGGACGTCTCGCTCGGGATAGACCTTACCGCACACGAGGCCTACGCCACGCCCTTCGCCCTCGAGGCTTTGTACGCCCTTGGCGCTGATCTCAGCGGCAATCTGTATCTCACGCATGAAAAGCCAGATACGCCTCTGATCTATGAGTCACTGTCTCACGAGAGCAAGGGGCCGGCTTCGCCTTCCTTGACCGGCGCCGACATCTCCGGCGTCGGCTTGACGTGGCTGTTCTTCGCCTCGTCGATCACACGCCAAGCGGTCATCGCCTCGGCAGGATAGGGTTGGAGCACCTCGAACGGCAGCGGTCCGGGCTCGATCCAGGTCCGGGCCGCGCGCCCCTGCAGCATCACCGGCATGCGGTCGTGGACGCGCATCGCATCGTTTGCCTCGCCGATCAGCACCGTATAGCTGTCGATGTGCTCGCCG includes:
- a CDS encoding chemotaxis protein CheB produces the protein MASNDPADPHIVGIGASAGGVAALQRLFEMLPDDTGAAFVVILHLDPTRPSELDNILSQRTSMPVQQVETSCDLVANHVYVIPPDRRLSLADHCVSALPFEEERTQRHPIDLFFRSLAEHHNDCFAIVLSGGGTDGALGIGAVKEAGGIVLVQEPSDAEFASMPRSAIATEMADVVLPLNGLAERLTDLLRGTGKGDHLKEQNGDEIVMRRILAHLHQANGHDFSKYKRATIRRRIVRRMQITRSATLDAYHRYLLRNVEEAQSLFKDFLITVTAFFRDRESYAALERQVIPKLFETEGNAPIRIWVPGCATGEEAYSLGILLLEEATRQEAQQEIQIFGSDLDPGALAIAREGRFPLAIEADVSEERLARFFVREGDHYRVRRELRDILLFASHSLIKDPPFSRLDLISCRNLLIYLDREAQAQVCAIFHYGLRSAGYLFLGAAEHAEQPTHLFNVVDRRAKIYRAVGGRHIEPPALPLRVRMPETAPKRPASVPQTSTDLQTHRQALEKFAPPSILVDHTHRVLHLSPTAGRYLQPAGGPFSADVIDLARREFQFDLRAALHRVFERGEATLSVRTAVQFNGTPHWVYFQVRPVQSADVDYVHHALILFIEGDPVEADSIRQGEATGNGTDTERMRRLEEELQLTQTRMQSVRQEATSATEELRAANEELQSINEEYRSTSEELETSKEELQSINEELQTVNHELQLKLETISRAHNDLQNLMAGADYGTLFLDAELQIKRFTPRLTSLFNITQSDIGRSITDFTHHLHYDGLPDQAREVLRELVPVEHEVEDRRGRWYLVRLRPYRTTDDMIDGVVATFVDITERRKIEEALRESEERLQRQTRLVELSRSPIFAWDFDGGIIEWNRGSEELYGYGHDEVLGQNKLQLLRTKVPGSSFEALRQGLRDNGMWHGEVEHRTKDGRTLVVESHLELVTMGHHRLVLESTRDITDQKRWAEQQKLLLNELSHRVKNILTVVVALSRQTFRPLGPENGLLLRFEGRLIALSEAHALLVDSKWQGAELKTLIDRQLKMHSAPGRVVSDGTRVVLPPNLATPFGLLLHELATNAVKYGALSNDRGTVHLGWRLDDRNDPPVLTLKWQETGGPPVNAPERTGFGTRLIQSGLPSATVHHVFAQQGVVCTVELPLKEEKVHGDVS
- a CDS encoding alpha/beta hydrolase, producing the protein MSKPLGQSSAATEPGAYSHRNVMFRGSWARMGKTQVHALISSGCQQSAIPVVLVHGLGLSHRYMMPTAERLALTHPVYVPDLPGFGLSEHPDQVLTVPGLADALLGWMDAIALRRSAFLGNSFGCQIIIDLASRHPGRVIKGVLQGPTTPATERTWLRQFVRWRQNAPYNPKSLGAVTWPEYRMSGYRRVLQTFHYSLRDRPEDKAPAVQAPMLVVRGELDPICRADWADDLWRLLPNGRLVVIPKQAHTLVYTASHDLTGVTEPFLREGT
- a CDS encoding CBS domain-containing protein; protein product: MTHLLQDVMTRPVAIGSPDLSLRQAAEMMRDGDYGFLPIGENDRLIGAITDRDIAVRAVADGKDPNVTKVAEVMSEGTLYAFDDQTAEEAATIMATHQVRRLPVLNRDKRLVGVVALGDFAVRADDVTAGVGGLSGVSEPT